TTTATGGACAATTTCGAATGGGCACTTGGATATTCGAAAAGATTTGGAATTGTATATGTTAATTATGATAATCAAAAGAGATATCTAAAAGATAGTGCTGAATGGTATAAACTTTTTTTGAAAGAAGGGAAATAATATGATTAAATTTAATACAGAATTTTTATTTGGCATTTCAATGTCCGGATTTCAATTTGAAATGGGCGGAGAAAATATTGACAGCAAAACCGATTGGTTTAAATGGGTTCATGATAAAAGGATAATAAATAGTGGATTAGTTAGTGGAGATTACCCTGAAAATGGTGCAAATTTTTGGGAGAAATATTTTGAAGATATAGAATATATGAAACGTTTAGGATTAAATATTGTAAGAATAGGTATTGAATGGTCAAGAATATTTCCAGAGTCCACAAAAGATATAAAAATAAAATACACACAAAAAAACGAAGATATTATATATGTTGAAATTACTGAAAAGGATTTGGAAAAATTAAAATCTAGAGCTGATTTGAATAGTTTAGTCCGTTATAAAAATATTATAAAAAGTTTAAAAAACGCAAATATAAAAGTCATAGTAGATCTGAATCATTTTTCTTTACCTTTATGGTTACATGATCCAATAAATGTAAATTTAAATCAAAATGGACCTTTCGGATGGGTTGATAAAGAGATCATCCTTGAATTTTCTAAATACGGTGCTTTTTTAGCATATCAACTTGATGAATTTGTGGATTATTGGTCTACAATAAACGAACCTCAAATAGTTGCATCATTGGGCTATTTACAACCAAAATCAGGATTTCCTCCATCTCTAATTAACGAGAAATACTATAAATTAGCTCAAAAACATCAAGCTGAAGCTCATTGTAGAGTTTATGATGTTATGAAAAAATTTACAAATAAGCCTATTGGTTTTATATATTCTTTTACATGGATAGATCCAGAAACTCAAGATGATATAGAAATTGTTGAAAAAGCTAAATATTTTAATAATTACCATTTTACTGATATGATATTAAAAGGAGAAATGGACTTTAATTTAGACAATAATATTATTTATAGAAATGATATGAAAGGGAAAACAGACTTTTTAGGAATTAATTATTACACTAGAACCGTCGTAAAGAAGTTCAATAATTCATGGAAGGTAGTTGAAGGATATGGATATTCTTGCAATAATAAAATTTCAAAAGCAAAAAAACCAGTTACTGATATGGGGTGGGAAATTTATCCTGAAGGAATTAAAAAAGTCATTTTAGAAATTAAGGAAAGATATAATAATCCTAAAATGTTTATAACTGAAAATGGTATCGCAAGCAATGGGGAACTTCAACCATATTTTATAGTATCACATTTAACAAAAATAAATGAATCCATAAAATTAGGTGCAAACGTAAATGGATACATGTATTGGTCAATAATTGATAATTATGAATGGTCTCAAGGGTTTTCTAAAAGATTTGGTCTAATTCATGTAGATTATAAAAATAAAAAAAGAACATTTAAACCAGCATTCTTTGTATATGCAGATATTATAAAAAACAAAGGAATACCTGATTACTTAGAAAATTATATCTATTATCCATTTAACTTATATTAAATAGTTTTAATCAAAAAAATCAAGGAGGTAGTTGATATGGCAACTTTAAGAGAAATATCAAAAAAAATAGGAATATCAATTGCTACAATTTCACGAGTTATTAATGGTTATGATAATGTATCAGATGAGACGAGAAAAAAAGTTTTAAAAGCTTTGAAAGAATTCCATTATCAACTACCTCAAGTTGCAAAAAAAAGATTACATTATTTGGTTGGAATATTAGTTCCTGATTTAAGAGGAAATCATTATAATATAATATCTGAAGGAATAGAAGAAGAATTGACAAAACATGGATATGATAGTTTTGTAACTTCTACTTATCAGTTATTAAATAAAGAAATTGAAATTTTGGAACAATTTTTTTCAAGAAGAGTTGACGGGATTATAATATGTACTACACGAAATGATGATGAACATATAGAAAGACTTATCAGATCCGCTATTCCTGTTGTAGCAGTTGATAGAATGGATAGCAGTATTAAAGTAGATACTATTGGTATAGATAACTATCAATCTGCTTATATGGGAGTTAAATATTTATATAATAAAGGTCATAGAAATATATTATTTATCCAAGGAAATAAAGATGTTTATTCATCTAAACTCAGAAAAAAAGCAGTTTTAGATTTTTCTAAAAAATTTAAAATAAAAGTTACTATATTAAAGGGAAATTTTGAATTTGAAGGTGGATATTTTCCGGTAAAAAAATATCTTGAAAATAATGATAAAGATTTTACTGCGATTTTTTTCTCAAATGACCAAATGGCTTTAGGAGGTATGAAAGCTATTTATGAGTTAGGATATTCTATTCCCGAGGATATTTCTATATTAGGATTTGATGATGATTCTTACTCAAAATATTTATTTCCACCATTAACTACAATAAAACAACCTAGAAATGAAATGGGGAAAATTGCAGCACAACTTATAATTGAAAGAATAACAGGAAAAGGAAGTAAAGTGAAAAGAAAAATTTTATTACCAACAGAAATTATTGAAAGGTGTACCGTAAAAAACATATTATAAAAATTGTATTATTTTTTCTTCAAACCTTAATGTTCATATGGTATAATAAAAAAAATTAAAATCAAGTCAAACAACAAATAAAAAAGAAAGATTCTAACTCTGGACACATGACTCTCGTTCTATATAAGAGATTAAGCTTATTCACCGGATAGAAATTCATCTCATATACCAAAGTTAATCAAACTTTGTTAGGCACTAAAGTGTGAGGAGTGATAGAATTACTATAGTTATATAATAACTTAGAGTTAGAATCGTTTTTTTAAAATAATTTATCTATTTTATTATATTTTTATAAACATTATACACGGGGAGTGAGATTATGGATTTAAAATCTAAATTAAATGATGATATGAAAAAATTCATGAAAGAAAAAAACTCAAAAGCTTTAAACGCTATAAAAATACTTAAAACAGAAATAAAAAAAGTTGAAGTGGAAAAACAAAAAGAATTAAACGACGAAGAAATTTTAACTATAATAAGAAAACAAATAAAAATGAGAAGAGACTCTATTGAACAATATAGTAATGCCGGAAGAATTGATTTAGTTGAAGAAGAGAAATACGAATTAGAGATTTTACAACAATATCTCCCACCAGAATTAAGCGACGAAGAAATTGAAAGTTTAATAAAAAAGGTTATCTCGGAATTGGGTGAAAATGCTAAATTTGGGCAAGTTATGGGTAAAGTTATGAAAGAATTAAAAGGAAAAGCCGATGGAAATAAAGTAAAATCTATTGTAAAAAAAGTATTAGGTTAAAAGATGAAAAAAAAATTATTGTTTTCATTTTTCATAGTTATTATAATTTTTGTTTTTTCCCAAATTAAAATAAATAAAGAAACTGTGATGCTAAAACAAAACTCAAATTCATGGATAATGACACAAATTATCAATGAATTTGAGAATAAGTTGTTTTATTCTTACAATGTTTACAAATATAATAATGAAGATGAAAATAATAATTTAAATTATGATATATTGTTAGAGTTTTCCGAAGATGCTTCTAAAAATAGTATTCGTATTTTAGCCACTTTTGACGGGACAATGTTAGATCTATCTGAAAAAATTAAGGATAATGATAAGTGGATAAAAAGTTTTACTATAAAAACTCTTGAAAAAATTTCTTTTAAAAGACTTATGCACAGCAATAACTGGAATTTCCTTCAAGTAACTTACTGGGATGGTGTGGATGAATATCCGATAATATCTCCAGATGGAAATAAAATATTATTTATTTCAGATAGATATATTGGTAATAGAAATATTTGGGGCTATGATTTCAAATCAAATAAATATATAAACATTTCCCTTAATTTTTCCTCAGAATATTTCCCAAACATTACTGAAGACGGAACATATATTTTTCAAAGTTCATTATATGGAAAATGGGATGTCTTAATGTATAATCCGGAAACAAATGAAATAAAAAGAATTTCGGATGATTCCTATAATGCATATACACCTTATTATTATAATGGGAATATTTATTTTTCTGCCGAAGAAAGAAACGGAGAAAGCTGGACAGAAATATATAAATATGTTATTAAAGAAGATAGAATAGAGAAGATTACATCTTTAAAAAGCACTTTTAAATTTAGACCTACTATTTTTAAAAATGCCGTATTGTTTCAAATGATAAATCCCAAAAATGGGCAAAATGGTATCTATATTTTTAAAGATAATAAAATCAAACCTTTCATATCCTCTGAATTTAATGAAGTTGATCCTATCAGTTTTAAGAATTATATTTTATATTCTAAATTAAAAGATGGATATTACAGAATTACGATGTATAATACAGAAACCAAAGAAGAAATACCTTTGACAACAACTATATACGATGATGCCTTTTATCCTTTCGCATATAACAATTTTATTTTATTCTCACTTTATTATAAAAACGGGGAGCCAGATATCTTCGCTATCCGACTCCCCTGAGGTTTCATTTTATTACTTTTTCTAATTCAATTTTTTCTTCTTTCGATAATATTTTTTCCACATCTATTAAAAATATCATGCTATCATCTGTTTTTATAATTCCACTGATATAGTCAGCCTTTGCTCCCCCAACAGTTGGTGGCTCTTCAACTTGTTCTTGCTTTATATTTATAACCTCTTTAACTTCATCTACCATTAAACCAAATTTTTTATCTTCTATTTTCACTACTAATACTTTTGCTTTATTTTTATCTTCAAATTGGGGATAATTAAATTTTATTCTTAAATTTACAACTGGGAGAACTCCATTTCTAAAATTAACAATACCTTCAATAAAATCTAGCGATTCCGGAACTTTCGTTGTTTTCTGATATTCTATAACAGTATCAACATGATTAATGTCAATTGCAAATTTCTCATCCTCAATTCTAAAACTCACAGCTTTTAATTCAATAGCCATACTTTCCCCTCCTTATGCTTTTATTTATATTATAACATAAATCATTATATTTTTGAACATTTGAAATTTAATAAAAATGCATTCTATGTTTAAAATTTTATAGACTCAGTACTCAAAAAATATTTTACTTTTTTATTTATAACAATTGAAAAAGGAGTAATTATATGATATAATTTTCTGAAACATAAAAAAGGAGTGATTCTATGAAATTAAAAGTTAAATTATTGCTTATTTTTATTCTTTCATTATCTATTCCCTTCATCATTTTAGGATATTTTGCATTAAATAATTCAAAAAACGCATTAGAATTTGAAATTGGATCAAACTTTTCTAATATTATGGACTCTAAAACTTTTGAGTTATCTATGATATTAGATAATTGCAAAGGATCTTTAGAAAACATTACACATTTGCAATATTTACCAATAATGCTTAAATCTATGAACTCATACTTTAAGGATTTTCAAGATATAAAAAATTTAAAAGATGTTTATGTATATCAGAATCCTAATCCTCCTGAAGAAAGATATAAATTATATAACGTAAATGAAGATAATTTAGAAAAATATGGTGATGATGAATTTTCCATAGCTGATTATGACTTACTACACAGAAAATATCATCCAAATCTTGTAAATTATGCTTTATCACAAAAATTAGAGGATATTTATTTACTAAATAAAGATGGGGACATTATCTACACTTTAAAAAAAGGTGATGAATTTACAGAAAATATTGAAAATGATAAACTAAAAAATACTGCATTAGGTACATTATTTAATAAATTAAAAGAACAAACCGATGATAATATTACAATTGAATTTTCAAAAATTGAGTTATATAATAATAAACCAATTTTATTTATAGGAACTCCTTTTGTTTATA
The sequence above is drawn from the Marinitoga hydrogenitolerans DSM 16785 genome and encodes:
- the bgaS gene encoding beta-galactosidase BgaS, with the protein product MIKFNTEFLFGISMSGFQFEMGGENIDSKTDWFKWVHDKRIINSGLVSGDYPENGANFWEKYFEDIEYMKRLGLNIVRIGIEWSRIFPESTKDIKIKYTQKNEDIIYVEITEKDLEKLKSRADLNSLVRYKNIIKSLKNANIKVIVDLNHFSLPLWLHDPINVNLNQNGPFGWVDKEIILEFSKYGAFLAYQLDEFVDYWSTINEPQIVASLGYLQPKSGFPPSLINEKYYKLAQKHQAEAHCRVYDVMKKFTNKPIGFIYSFTWIDPETQDDIEIVEKAKYFNNYHFTDMILKGEMDFNLDNNIIYRNDMKGKTDFLGINYYTRTVVKKFNNSWKVVEGYGYSCNNKISKAKKPVTDMGWEIYPEGIKKVILEIKERYNNPKMFITENGIASNGELQPYFIVSHLTKINESIKLGANVNGYMYWSIIDNYEWSQGFSKRFGLIHVDYKNKKRTFKPAFFVYADIIKNKGIPDYLENYIYYPFNLY
- a CDS encoding GatB/YqeY domain-containing protein, whose protein sequence is MDLKSKLNDDMKKFMKEKNSKALNAIKILKTEIKKVEVEKQKELNDEEILTIIRKQIKMRRDSIEQYSNAGRIDLVEEEKYELEILQQYLPPELSDEEIESLIKKVISELGENAKFGQVMGKVMKELKGKADGNKVKSIVKKVLG
- a CDS encoding chemotaxis protein CheW; this translates as MAIELKAVSFRIEDEKFAIDINHVDTVIEYQKTTKVPESLDFIEGIVNFRNGVLPVVNLRIKFNYPQFEDKNKAKVLVVKIEDKKFGLMVDEVKEVINIKQEQVEEPPTVGGAKADYISGIIKTDDSMIFLIDVEKILSKEEKIELEKVIK
- a CDS encoding TolB family protein; this translates as MKKKLLFSFFIVIIIFVFSQIKINKETVMLKQNSNSWIMTQIINEFENKLFYSYNVYKYNNEDENNNLNYDILLEFSEDASKNSIRILATFDGTMLDLSEKIKDNDKWIKSFTIKTLEKISFKRLMHSNNWNFLQVTYWDGVDEYPIISPDGNKILFISDRYIGNRNIWGYDFKSNKYINISLNFSSEYFPNITEDGTYIFQSSLYGKWDVLMYNPETNEIKRISDDSYNAYTPYYYNGNIYFSAEERNGESWTEIYKYVIKEDRIEKITSLKSTFKFRPTIFKNAVLFQMINPKNGQNGIYIFKDNKIKPFISSEFNEVDPISFKNYILYSKLKDGYYRITMYNTETKEEIPLTTTIYDDAFYPFAYNNFILFSLYYKNGEPDIFAIRLP
- a CDS encoding LacI family DNA-binding transcriptional regulator: MATLREISKKIGISIATISRVINGYDNVSDETRKKVLKALKEFHYQLPQVAKKRLHYLVGILVPDLRGNHYNIISEGIEEELTKHGYDSFVTSTYQLLNKEIEILEQFFSRRVDGIIICTTRNDDEHIERLIRSAIPVVAVDRMDSSIKVDTIGIDNYQSAYMGVKYLYNKGHRNILFIQGNKDVYSSKLRKKAVLDFSKKFKIKVTILKGNFEFEGGYFPVKKYLENNDKDFTAIFFSNDQMALGGMKAIYELGYSIPEDISILGFDDDSYSKYLFPPLTTIKQPRNEMGKIAAQLIIERITGKGSKVKRKILLPTEIIERCTVKNIL